In the Mastomys coucha isolate ucsf_1 unplaced genomic scaffold, UCSF_Mcou_1 pScaffold18, whole genome shotgun sequence genome, one interval contains:
- the Mtap gene encoding S-methyl-5'-thioadenosine phosphorylase isoform X1 — MASGSACTAVKIGIIGGTGLDDPEILEGRTEKYVDTPFGKPSDALILGKIKNVDCVLLARHGRHHTIMPSKVNYQANIWALKEEGCTHVLVTTACGSLREEIQPGDMVIIDQFIDRTSLRPQTFYDGSHCSARGVCHIPMAEPFCPKTREVLIETAKKLGLRCHSKGTIVTIEGPRFSSRAESFIFRTWGADVINMTTVPEVVLAKEAGICYASIAMATDYDCWKEHEEAVSVDGVLKTMKENANKAKSLLLTTIPHIGSMEWSETLRNLKNMAQFSVLPPRH; from the exons ATTGGAATAATTGGTGGAACAGGCTTGGATGATCCCGAAATTTTAGAAGGAAGAACTGAAAAATATGTGGATACTCCATTTGGAAAG CCATCTGATGCCTTAATTTTGGGGAAGATAAAGAATGTTGATTGCGTACTTCTTGCAAG ACACGGCAGACACCACACCATCATGCCTTCAAAAGTCAACTACCAGGCAAACATCTGGGCCTTGAAGGAAGAGGGCTGTACACATGTCCTCGTGACCACAGCTTGTGGGTCCCTGAGAGAGGAGATCCAGCCAGGTGACATGGTCATCATCGATCAGTTCATTGACAG GACATCCCTTAGACCTCAGACCTTCTATGATGGGAGTCATTGCAGTGCCAGAGGAGTGTGCCATATCCCAATGGCTGAACCGTTTTGCCCCAAAACAAGAGAG GTCCTCATAGAAACAGCTAAGAAGCTTGGACTCCGGTGCCACTCAAAGGGGACGATAGTCACAATTGAGGGGCCTCGTTTCAGCTCCCGGGCAGAAAGCTTTATATTCCGTACTTGGGGCGCGGATGTTATCAATATGACCACTGTTCCAGAGGTGGTGCTTGCTAAAGAGGCTGGAATTTGTTATGCAAGCATTGCCATGGCAACCGATTATGATTGTTGGAAGGAGCATGAAGAAGCA GTGTCAGTGGATGGGGTTTTAAAGACCATGAAAGAAAATGCCAATAAAGCCAAAAGTTTACTCCTCACTACTATACCTCACATAGGGTCGATGGAATGGTCAGAAACGCTCCGTAACCTGAAG
- the Mtap gene encoding S-methyl-5'-thioadenosine phosphorylase isoform X2 gives MASGSACTAVKIGIIGGTGLDDPEILEGRTEKYVDTPFGKPSDALILGKIKNVDCVLLARHGRHHTIMPSKVNYQANIWALKEEGCTHVLVTTACGSLREEIQPGDMVIIDQFIDRTSLRPQTFYDGSHCSARGVCHIPMAEPFCPKTREVLIETAKKLGLRCHSKGTIVTIEGPRFSSRAESFIFRTWGADVINMTTVPEVVLAKEAGICYASIAMATDYDCWKEHEEAVSGSLF, from the exons ATTGGAATAATTGGTGGAACAGGCTTGGATGATCCCGAAATTTTAGAAGGAAGAACTGAAAAATATGTGGATACTCCATTTGGAAAG CCATCTGATGCCTTAATTTTGGGGAAGATAAAGAATGTTGATTGCGTACTTCTTGCAAG ACACGGCAGACACCACACCATCATGCCTTCAAAAGTCAACTACCAGGCAAACATCTGGGCCTTGAAGGAAGAGGGCTGTACACATGTCCTCGTGACCACAGCTTGTGGGTCCCTGAGAGAGGAGATCCAGCCAGGTGACATGGTCATCATCGATCAGTTCATTGACAG GACATCCCTTAGACCTCAGACCTTCTATGATGGGAGTCATTGCAGTGCCAGAGGAGTGTGCCATATCCCAATGGCTGAACCGTTTTGCCCCAAAACAAGAGAG GTCCTCATAGAAACAGCTAAGAAGCTTGGACTCCGGTGCCACTCAAAGGGGACGATAGTCACAATTGAGGGGCCTCGTTTCAGCTCCCGGGCAGAAAGCTTTATATTCCGTACTTGGGGCGCGGATGTTATCAATATGACCACTGTTCCAGAGGTGGTGCTTGCTAAAGAGGCTGGAATTTGTTATGCAAGCATTGCCATGGCAACCGATTATGATTGTTGGAAGGAGCATGAAGAAGCAGTAAGTGGGAGTCTCTTCTGA